The following is a genomic window from Mya arenaria isolate MELC-2E11 chromosome 4, ASM2691426v1.
GTCTGTATTACTTCCTTCTGTCTATATGAATTCCTTCTGTTTGTATGAATTCCTTCTGTCTGTATGAATTCCTTCTGTCTGTATTAATTTCTTCTGTTTGTATGAATTCCCTCTTTTTGAATGAACTCCTTCTATTTGTATAATCtccttttatttgtataaacacACTTATGTTTGTATGAATTACTTCTGTTTGTATGAACTCCTTCTCTTTGTATGATTTCAAACACTTCTATTTGTACGTTTGCATTAACTCATTTTGGTTTGATATGACCATCTTTCCTGGCTTACTCAATATCAGTACTTTAAATTGCAGGACTTGTGATCTTGTTTCGATGGCTGGCACTACTGTAGGAATTTTGGGCCCGTTCTCCAGTAGCAGAGTTTTTATCTGACCAATCTGGCTCCAAATTTTCGCTCCATTCCCAAtgcttaaacataaactcttttcctaaaatgaaaataacattctcaattttattttgaagaaaaaaaaactaaaaaagcatatattgtatgttgttgtatgaatttatgttttgttaaagaaacaaaacttttttcacattattttttcttttctgtcTTCTTTTCGgcattcttgttcatttcaAAGCAATATGGAAATTCCtactttttttccaaaatgggGAATTATCCCAATCTCGGAAGGCCCAGTCCCAATTCCCAAAATAGTGTGGAAAACCCACCAGACCTACAGATAAGGGTCGCAATTGGCATTTATACACTTTAGAATGcgcaaaatatgaaatgaaatcaaACAGGCGTTTATATCTGTAtgaataaaaattgtttaaagggGGAACCGTTACTGTGAATAATGATAAGTTCTGGAAGCAACCATTTTGACCAAATCAAAGATGGCCAATAACCAGAGTGGGATCACTCTTACTTTACAGTGATTTTCCTTGACGATTTCAGtgcatttaaatttattcacCATATATGTATTACTTATACAGTGATAGAGAAGTTCACAGACAACGTTCGGTTTTGTATCATCTGTAACTATCTGTCGAAGATCATCCCAGCCCTTCAGTCTCGGTGCACGAGGTTCAGATTTGCTCCTCTCTCCACCGACCAGATGTTGCCCAGGCTCCAACACGTAATTGAAGAAGAAAAGTAAGACTTTGCCTCTAAATTTATACACTTATCTCAGATGTGGCTGAGATTTGTCATGcttaatattgataaaatgataCATAGGTTTCAACAtgtgatttaaagctgcactctcatagattgaacgttttgacaacttttttattttttgtcttggaacgagccaatttatgcgaaaatccagttatataagactgctgataaaaaattagatcgcagatttttataattaagtttatAAATGGTTATGGTtgtctgatttttgaagaaaaactcaAGCATTTGtaattcacatgaaacttggtagacgtctttgtttaaacagtatttatttaaattttattcacaaataatCAATACAATgaagaaatatacaaacaaattagTCATAGCAAAAAAGAATAAAGATTGTAGGTATTTTAGATGGAACTGAGATGAAAGGTTTAGCTTAAACATTGTCTTGCGTCTGCACATGTATAGCGAGACTTGTAATTCTGGCTTTGatagagttatgtcccttgtttgactgaGAAACACAGACATGCTTTGGCTTTACTTGTTGtgagggctattccatttaaacatataacccccagCGGGAtggcacttttaaaatataccacccccctacagaagcaaatttgcaaaaaaagacgcCCACCTACTGTATATACCATTtgaataattgccttccccccaTGGGTTATATGTTCtactggaatagccctgatCTTGTTGCCATTATAGATGtgagattttaataattaacttaaCACTGGTTGTCATCCACACATTTAATTGACCAAAGGGATTATATTTCATCAATGAATAATTacacatgtttttataatacattACGGTACGTTGACCAACACTTGACTGACCACCTTAGACAAGTGTTGACGTGGAGCGAGGCTCCCCATTTGCTTGATGTTAATTGAGATTGAATTTGAGACCCAAGTGTAGAATATAAACACCAATACTGGTACATGTACAACACCACTGTTGAACATATGGTCGAAAAAGGAATTGTGGGTCTTGATTATGAAGGcacaaaaaaatagttatttgtCAGTATTAGTATTTGAATTATAGTATTTAAATTACGCATTAGATCCATTTGGATGTGAAtttgaaattgttgaaaacaGATGATAAAAAATGATCGCAAATGTTTAGTTTGATGCCAAATTTGTGAGGTTTAAAATCTGCAACACTACACTTTACAGTTGGCAAACATTTAGAAAGGTTGTAAACTTTTAACATGGTagatttatggaaaaaatacaaatattcaacCCTCTCAAAATATAATCAATCTACAGTAAATTGagtatgttttgctttataaTGTTTGATGGTAAATGGCTCCATTGCCTTGTTTTGCAGAGTTATAATCGATACTGAGGGCGTGAATGCTGTGGTGACACTTGCCAATGGAGATATGAGGAAGTCCTTGAATATTCTTCAGGTAATGTTGTGTAGATGTACAATATAGCAAATAATTGATGAAATAGTTATCCACTCAAATGGTCTGTTGTTTAACTTTACTAAACCGAGTTTATAggattaaatgtattgttattttacgGTTAGCCATTGTAGTATTAGTGCACATAGGATGAGAAACAGCTGAGCAACTGATAATAATGCTCATATAAGCCATAAGCTgccaataaatatttacttcagTGCatgagaaataaatttatttgtatcttgactaaacttggtttatagcctaggaagagtttatggagacctttcatgggattgcgtttggggtctctagggtcaaggtcaaggtcactgttactaaaaatagaaaaacagttgaaactgaataacttcagttagggatgacataacTTGGCTAAAcgtggtctataggaagagtttatcgagacctttcatgggattgcgttttgggtccctaggattaaggtcaaggtcactgtttctaaaatagaaaaatggttgaaactgaataactttagtaagggttgacatatcttgaccaaacttggtctatagaaagagtttatggatacctttcatgggattgcgttaggggtccctagggtcaaggtcactgttactaaaaatagaaaaaaacggttgaaactgaatatctttagttagggttgacatatcttgaccaaacttggtctataggaagagtttatggatacttttatgggattgcgttttgggtccctagggtcaaggtcaaggtcactgttactaaaaatagtaaaatagttgaaactgaataactttattcagggttcacatatcttgactaaacaaGGTGTAAAGGAAGAGTTGgatacctttcattggattgcgtttggggtccctagattcaaggtcaaggtcactgttactataaatagaaaaatggttgaaactgaattacttaagttagggttgacatatcctgacccaacttggtataaaggaagagtttatggatgcctttcaatggattgcatttggggtccatagggtcaaggtcactgttactaaaaatagaaaaacagacacaggctaaagttcttctgtcaatcattcaaaacctggtttcgtcgcattgcggcgtttcttgttgtttatttatatcaaattttgaggcttaaatttaagatgttctttattactgaaataaaaaataaagtcaacTTATGTGCAACTTATGTATAGTTGGACTTATGAGCAACTTCATCTATTGTAGAGTTGTTCCATGGCCTACGACAGTATAGATGAAGATTGTGTGTATACGTGTGTGGGGCATCCACTTAGAAAAGACATAGAAAACATTGTCTACTGGATCCTGAATGAAAACTTTACAACGGCGTATAACAGTATCCTTTCTGGTCAAATTCAagtttaatttagtttttggatgatatttttttcttgtgttaTAGAATTAAAATTCGATGTGGTAAGTACGTAAAAAAGCATTAGAAATTAAGGGTGTAGTCAAAATCTCTTTTAATCAATTGACTTACATATCGGTGCAGGCAATTTAAGaaaggtttttattttaattgagtATATTGTGAGTTGAGCATAGCCAATTTAAGGCAGTATTTTCCCCCCTTACCTTTCCTGTTTATCAGGGGAGCTTACTGTGTACTAGATAGTCACATCAGGGGAGCTTACTGTGTATTAGATAGTCACATCAGGGGAGCTTACTGTGTACTAGATAGTCACATTTCAAACTTCTAAAGCGAAACATAAACAAGATATAATTCCCCAAAACAtcactatttttgttcttctataatttgtaaaatatttcctattttggaagttttttgACTGTTTATTGAAGTTGTCTGtctgataataaaaaaaactcatttttaatgttttattaaaattctgTAGTTTGTATTGAAAAGGTCCTTGAGGTTTAAATTAAGATATGGATAATCCATTGTCCAGCAAATTAGAAGACAAAATTGCTTAGAATGTAATGACTATTATATTAACAATTCTGttgtatttttgtctttaacaCATTATTAGATATCATGAATTTGAAAACAGCAAAAGGATTAGCTCTCCAAGATGTCTTGACAGAAGTTCATAAATATGTCCATAaaggtttgttgtttttttgcttgaTTTATAAGGTTTACTTTTGTCCAAGaaaaatatgcatgtattgtcatagccatgATGCCATTGCATGTgtcattcaaacatttaaaccttgggcaataatttaaaataaagaaaagttataggatatttacataaatttatgtAGTATAATAATACAGTTTATAAAAGGTATTTACTTGCGACCATTAATTAATTGCTAGACATTTatcccccccccctttttttCTGCCCCCCTGAAATTTTattgactgaaataaaaatgttgcactGGTGTCTGTATTTGTTTATCTGTCCGGGAACAGCTTTTATTCATACTAGCCGGTGTCAATgtatacattcacatgtaaaaaggagaattgttaTGATGGTGTTCTTGTTTCGTCTAGAAACACGTGTATTtggtcccttatgcaataagaaagagcatgaacacatacatattcaacaatgaaacagtcatctaagaaaaaaagaaaaatgccCCTGgccctatttaaaaaaaaaaatggataaaaataTAGCAATAAATTTGATTGAACTTTTTACCAGTGACACACTGCAAATGTGGAGCAAGGTCCATTACTCGTGCTTAGGTAGCTGTAGGGTAGCATCCCTTATAAACTAAGAGAAACAGAGCAGTATTTACGTCCATTTGTggtatttaaaaacatgttaagaacTTTATTTTGTGGTATCTATTTTCATGTAATTCCTACAGAAtagcataaataaaaatattgtagaTTTTCTGTTTTCATAAGATCATGTACTACAATTTTACTACATTTTACCGAAGATACATTTCAGGGAAGTTTTGTAAGTGCTGCTCCTCTTGTATTTACCTGTAACATTCTACATATACATGAATAAATTGCATTCTTTCAGTGGATCTGCCCATGCACGTCAGGCTCCACCTTTTAGAGAAGATGGCCGAAGTGGAGTAAGTTCCTTACCTGTAGAAATCTAACAGCTTATTTTTAAACACTCTTGGGTCGGTCCCTTTGTCAAACTTGCCAGTATTGAGTGTCCATGTGAGAGCCCACAAGATTGTTTCCTTACTGGGATCGAACCTTGGACCTCTTGGTTGGGAGCTGGACACTACCTCAGACCAGTCCTGACCTTCATACTTGTACTCTCTCTATTTGCTTTGCTGCTAGTGAATACTCTATTCAATTTACACTAAATAAATGCTATGGAAGAACTGACTGACAAAGCTTAGTTTTCATGAAGAAGAATacaaatgttacatttaatGTGCTCTCTTTTGGAAGATTAACCATGGCATCATACAAGAGTTTTGTTACTTAATATAGAAAAGAACACACTGACTCCATTGGCTTTGATTCCGCagatgaaactgcctcattaattattcatgattacccAGCAAAATTACTCGGGGCTAttccaataaaacatataacccatgGGGGGgaggcaattatttaataagtatataGGTGGGTGTTTTTTTTCGCTTATTTGGACCCTCAAAGTGTAAATTTGCTTCAGTAGGGGGGTGGAATATTTGAAAAGTGCTTTCCCctgggggttatatgtttaaatggaatagccctcaCCTGACTCAACACTGAATCAAATGAAGCGAGCTCAATAGTGTATGAAAGGTATCTGACAATTGGTCAGGGTTTTTTTTCGTAATTGTATTTTCTCAGAAGCACAAAACAACCCTTTTTGGAGAAGTTGAGAAGCACTGTCTTCGCTCTTAGCCTTTAATCTgtcttatttcaaaatagtgTAAGAAAAGCTTCCTTTTGATCAGTTAAAAAGGCTGACATATAACGGGCGGTTCTATActtacttaaaatattattttgaatttaaacaaactacATATTTAgtagttgaaacctaatattacttccAATAGCCACAATTTCTaccattttctatgaaattcaGAATGCAAAAATTATTCACTGCAGTATATACGGATAATATACCCTTTTGTTTCTCATTACCCTGTTCCTTCTCTGCAACACCCTGtcatttttaaaacctggctataACTCTAAAACTGCATACATTTCCTTTAAACTGTTAACACTAATCTATTTGCAGGTACAGACTGGTTTCTGGAACAAATGAAAAGATACAGCTTAGTTCCCTGATAGCAGCCTTCCAAGTCACGAGGGACATGATAGTAGCGGAGGCAAAATGATAACACGAAGTGATAGACTGGATAGACATGATCTTCACGTGATACACTTCATCTTCATGTTGCAGGGGAGGGGTTCTTAAGTTCAAGATATATTCTAAAATCTGGATTGAGTTTAAACTTCAGAAATATGGTACAGATGTAGTTGTTTTTGCTCGACTTTGCATAAAATTATTAGTACAAAGGTATGagactttgaaaacattttcaaaaaggggTCTCAGACCCTTTATCCAGATTTTACACATGAGTCCCTCATACTGTATTCAAACTGACCTGCTATTTTTTCAGGATGACATTGATCAAATTGATCAAATTAGTAATTAACAATAACATCATAAACTCATAATCATGTGGTTGCTGGGGTCACAGTATAAATTGTGAAAAAGTACttgtattaattattatgaaaaaaggAATACGCATTGTGAACAAGAACTTGtgttaattattatgaaaaaaggAATTCTCAATGCGTAACACACAAAGGCAAAGATTGGATACATAAAAAGAGTAACATTTCATAAACTGTATGATGTAATTAAACTATTACTGTACAGTTCTTGCATGGAAGAACTCCAAATAGTACTTGATAAATGTTGACggaaatgttgtttaaaatggaatatatttaaacatgctgtttatgtttgaaaaatagATAGATGAAATATGAGGCGGAGTACAAAAATTGAGGACTTCTGTAATAAATATCAAACGAACCtttattttgtagttttatttctAACTACTTTTACaatgtgtatataaatgttacaaatattcattacatgatacaatatataagaactgtataacaacattttacaaacattcacTATTGAACAAATGTATACACTGGCGGTCTTTTTACCCATGACATCAGAGATTTACCCTATTTAAATCTACTTCTGGTTTTACTATACTCACTTTCTTGTGTTTGGgtgaaaacaaaagttttttttatttcgaagGTTTTAATGCGTATGTCCTTACAGGTCGTggttttgtttagtttttggTGACTGGTGCCTGTCTCCATGGGTAATACAGGGGCACTTGAGTGTCATTTTCTCTTTAAGTAGgaattttgacattgaaataatattatacCACAGCATACAGATATATATTAgttaatttattaacaatttttaatgTAAGACGCATTACCAAGGTGTATCTGAAGAAACAAATATGACAGAGCACAAattgattaattcatttttaccTTAAAGTAAATGATTTTGTGCCATTAGTTAATGGTATGCCTTGATTTCTCTACCAATAGTTAATGGTATGTCTTGATTTCTCTACCAATAGTTAATGGTATGCTTTGATTTCTCTACCAATAGTTAATGGTATGCTTTGTTTTCTCTACCAATAGTTAATGGTATGCTTTGATTTCTCTACCAATAGTAAatggtatgttttgttttctctaCCAATAGTTAATGGTTTGCTTTGATTTCTTTACCAATAGTTAATGGCATGCTTTGTTTTCTCCACCAATAGTAAATGGCATGCTTTGTTTTCTCTACCAATAGTAAATGGCATGCTTTGTTTTCTCTACCAAGGGTTAATGGTATGCTTTGATTTCTCTACCAATAGTTAatgctttgttgttttttctaccAAAAGTAAATGGTATGCTCTGGCATCCTATAAAGTCAAGCTTGAAATCATACAAATGGCATAATTTGATGACCCACCAACATGGTAGTTTTATATAGGTACAACATGTATGAATAGTATTACAAAACAGTTAACAGACTACGGTTACGgtatataaaattacaaatttggTACAAAACTTAACACATTTCATTGAATGCACTGTATAACAGGTTTGCAGAATATATTCATGGTAACATTAACTCAACAAGGATTATGAATAACGTAACATGTTAAAGGATCTCATTCACCTTTTATAGGCTTAgacattgaaacaaataaattcttgtgaaatgtgaacttaatgcttaaagggactagacaccaggtgatacatttgcaagaaaaaaagaagattgtcaaaaccttacataaaattgatgtcGTTTAGTACAATGCATTGGATATTACTTATGTATCACATAGCTTATGACACATATCTTTCGCAGattttgtgggggggggggttccaATTTGGAATTCACTGGGTTTGTCTATCACATAAATaccaataaatttaaaaatagcgttggTATATGTAACTACTAATCATGTGACTAAATTCACATTCTAAATATACAtgctataaactgggaaaccaatCTGTGctatttttaatgcataaacTCAGGTGAGACGGCcttaaaattttcttttaatcCGGTTTATTGACCTAGTCACTAGTATCGGTCTCGTACTAACTTGTAATGAAAATTTTATgcttgttttgaaaaaagactATTACCGATTTTTGGGCCATCTGgtttctagtccctttaagatgataaaacatcaaattagGTCATTTGTTGATAAAGATGATGAACCATCTCTATTTCGCAGGAAAGTATTCCCTTtgctttttatatttgaatgattttatgCTTCCGGGATTTAAAGAATTCTGTTATAAAGGAGTatctgttattttgttttggtgtctgtttataaatttaagtaaaataattcattttcaacaatgtttaaaactaaTCGTTGCCGACATAAAATCAGTGAACGAGAGCCTTTAACTAAACAAATGTGTAACTTCTAgtaacaataacaatgttctaAGACAACTATGCTTACAGACTGGGCAAATCACTGCATGTTTTCAATACTTGCTAGTATATGATTCTATTTGATTTAATTGTATTGGGATACAAACTTGTAGACATTTTTTTTGCCCTTTCATTGAAGTTTTTGATATGCTCAAAAGCAGCTGTATAGTGTAAGGCACATTAGGCTAAATCTGTGTCAAATATTGTTTGGTAAAAAATAGACATTGAATGGTTTAATTTGTTAGTATGAAACTTTTCTGAAAACTAAAACTTAGTTTATTATACAAGTATGTTTTTGATCAATTGTTACcatgataaaatgttaattgaacTTCGATTATCATGTCTGCTGTTTATCAACAGACTAATTTTTCCATAAGTTTCAAAGGTCCTTTTTCTTAGAAAATCGACTATCATGTCTGCTGTTTGTCAGCAGACTAGATTTCCGTAAGTTCCAAAGTCCTTTTTGTTAGGATATTGACTATCATATCTGCTGTTTGTCAGCAGACGAGATTTTCCGTAAGTTCCAAAGTCCTTTTTGTTAGGATATTGACTATCATGTCTGCTGTTTGTCAGCAGACTAGATTTTCCGTAAGTTCCAAAGTCCTTTTTGTTAGGATATTGACTATAATTTCTGCTGTTTATTAACGGACTAGAATTTCTTTAAGGGTACTTATTATTACATTACAGACTTTGCCTAAACTAGTGCATAgaacaacaaacatataaacttaACAATTACAATTCGACAACGATAAATACATAAACAGTTATCTTCCCGTCATGTTGTaatacattcggaactcctcggccatttttatcgaaaacaacctcggatgtatgccggtacatcagttgaagtagtccgtaatcataaattaaatgtagtgttttagagttgtatttattgatctaagtttaaattgattgacagtgaagtgtattattgcaaatataagTAAGATTCCTAAGAGCTAAGTCATGAAGTTTAACTGccaaataaaattactacgcgatctacttgcagctgacttaaacgtacctctttttgagtatgtaaaccgtccaaatacatccgatgttttcgataaaaatggccgaggagttccgaatggttgtaataatatataatgtacatttttttaggTTTACCAACggtttgtgtttaaaactgcactctcacagatcgaccgttttgacaactttttgtttgtttttggaaTTGGCCAAAGTTTGTGCAAATCttgaaaccattgatataagactgcttacaaaggATCAGGTCACTGTTTTCATATGtacattcaaaaatattttttatggctaaaagcgttatttaaagcgttactaacgctttaagaaaatatcatattttggcttttaaaaggtaaatatgaaaacctgcgatctgatcttttgtcagcagtcttatatcactgtttttcagACATCAACGCGAAAATTGActgattctaagacaaaacagtcaaatccgtgagagtgcagctttaacttctGTGTGCATATAACAACATtaataaacttatttgtttcacaaagttaaacaaaatacacaagtACATCTGCTAGTTACCAACTGTATAACACTTTTGAATAAGTTGATAACGAGGTTGCTATAGTAACATGTATTTGATATCTTAATATGATTGAAATCGGTTCATATCTACCGTGAAAACGTACTTCTGTTTCAGGAGCATACAACTAACAATGAATGCAGTTGGGGTACATATATTTACTGGTACAAAAAAACGACATATTGAGGTTAATACGTTTTGCACTAcataattaatatcaataaaaacaaatttactatttaacaaaacacaaatgAATATTGCACTTGTAAATTAATTGTTCCAAACAGAACGCGTGTTcatttttatccttttttgtcCTAAACTCTTTATTTTGGCTGACGTAATTCGTCATTTTGGCCTTTCAAACATGCTCGCGCTGATTGGTCGGTTAATCACGACTAAAATGTTTGTTGCGCCCTGATTGGCTAGTAAATCACACGTGAACTCCCAACCCGCCATTAACTCTGACGTCATTATAGGCCACGCCCTCACTGGCTCGTACATGGTCACGTTGTGGGGTAATAAGAAATCTGAACCGCTGCAAAAATAACGTGAAAATGCAACGTCAAAAAGGCAATACCAAAGacgattattttttattgagtaATTGATACGAATAATGAGCTACAgtttaacaatttaatatattgttgaaGTTGCCTCGACGCTTTTACAAAGCAAGATGCCGAGATTTCAACTGAAACACTAGTAAAGTACAAGTTGCAAATTGACAAAGATGACTTCTGACTGTAAATCTTATCATTCTACGATGCATATGCCAACTTACCTCAGGAAGTGACCCCTTTGTCCGAAGCAGCTGAAAGATGGCGAACCCCGGTATGCATAATATGCTCGACAGAGCAATGCACCATCCAATGAAGTT
Proteins encoded in this region:
- the LOC128231629 gene encoding replication factor C subunit 5-like is translated as MTETAKSSPNLPWVEKYRPKKLDDLISHQDIISTINKFVFQNRLPHLLFYGPPGTGKTSTILAVAKQMYAPNEFHSMVLELNASDDRGIGIVRGQVLSFASTRTIFKKGFKLVILDEADAMTRDAQNSLRRVIEKFTDNVRFCIICNYLSKIIPALQSRCTRFRFAPLSTDQMLPRLQHVIEEEKVIIDTEGVNAVVTLANGDMRKSLNILQSCSMAYDSIDEDCVYTCVGHPLRKDIENIVYWILNENFTTAYNNIMNLKTAKGLALQDVLTEVHKYVHKVDLPMHVRLHLLEKMAEVEYRLVSGTNEKIQLSSLIAAFQVTRDMIVAEAK